Below is a genomic region from Burkholderia pyrrocinia.
GCATCCGCATGCATCAGGGCTTACGCGCGGTTGCCGTGCCGTTCGCGCGCGCCGGTCAGCTTGCCGAAAGACTGGCGCGCCGTGCGACCGCCTCGGGTGCGGCCGTGCGCGCTGTCGAAACCGGTTCGTCAGCGTGTGGCGGCGCCCTGCTTTGTGCAGGCTTCAATCCCGCTTCAATCCCGCTTCAACCGCCCGCGCCACGGCCCTCGGCGCATCGATCGCCGGCCGCGGCCGACACGCTGCGATGCGCCGAACGCGGCGCGCCGCCCGTCAATCCTTGCGGATGTGTTCGGCCAGGAAGTCGATCAGCAGGCGCACGCGCGGCAGCAGCCCGCGCCGCGACGGAAACACGGCGTGCACCACGCCGCCCTTCGGCGCCCATCCGGGCAGCACGTCGACCAGTGTGCCGTTGCGCAGGTCGTCCTCGACGACCATGCACGGCAGCTGCACGATGCCGACGCCGTGAATCGCCGCGTCGCGCAGCGCGTGCATGTCGTCGGTGACGAAGCGCGGATGGTGGCGCAACTGCGCGTGCTCGCCGTTCGGCCCGACCAGTTTGCCACACGTGATGCCGCGCCGGCCCCCAGTCGAGGCTCGGCACGCCGGCCAGCTCGGCCGGGTCCGACAGGCGCGGCGCTCCCGTCCAGCCACTGCGGCGCGGCCACCAGCCGCTGCGGGCTGTCGCCGAGAATGCGCATCACGAGATCGCTGTCCTCCAGCGGCGGAAAGCGCACGCGCAGCGCCACCGTGCCGGCGTTCGTGAACCTGTTCATCGAAACCGGCGGCACGGCCGGCATCCAGTTCTCGTACGACAGGATCTGACCGGGGCCCGGCGCGCCGGCCGCGGGCGTGTTCCCGCCGGCGGCGCGCGCCCATGTTTTGCCAGTTTCATCCGTTCCGGCGGCACCCCGGACGGCATCGCGGCCCCGCCAAACCGCGTTTTCGTATCCGTGATTCAATGTCGATCGAACCGGCGTCGCGCATTCCGGCGGCACGGCGATGTGTGTCCTCATCGAACGACTTTCACGGGATCACCATGACGAACCCTGCCGAAATCAAGGCGCTCGTTTTCGATGTCTTCGGAACGATCGTCGACTGGAGAAACGGCGTCGCACGCGGCGCCGCCGCGTTCCTGGATCGCCACGCGCCGGCACTCGATCCGTTCGAGTTCGCCGATGCGTGGCGCGCCGAATATTCGCCGTCGATGGAAGAAATCCGCAGCGGGCGCCGCCGCTACGTGCGGCTCGACGTGCTGCATCGCGAGAACCTCGTCCGCACGCTCGACCGCTACGGGATCGTCGACGTGCCCGACGCGGACATCGATGCGCTCAACCTCGCGTGGCACAGCCTCGACCCGTGGCCCGACGCCGTCGCCGCGCTGCACCGGCTGAAGCGGCGCTTCATCATCGCGCCGTTGTCGAACGGCAACATCCGGCTGATGGTCGACGTCGCCAAGCGCGCAGGGCTGCCGTGGGACGCGATTCTCGGCGCGGAAGTCGTCCGCGCGTACAAGCCTTCGCCGCAGGTGTATAGCGACACGGTCGAGATTCTCGGCGTCGCGCCGGCCGAGCTGTGTCTG
It encodes:
- a CDS encoding haloacid dehalogenase type II codes for the protein MTNPAEIKALVFDVFGTIVDWRNGVARGAAAFLDRHAPALDPFEFADAWRAEYSPSMEEIRSGRRRYVRLDVLHRENLVRTLDRYGIVDVPDADIDALNLAWHSLDPWPDAVAALHRLKRRFIIAPLSNGNIRLMVDVAKRAGLPWDAILGAEVVRAYKPSPQVYSDTVEILGVAPAELCLVAAHNGDLAAARGLGLSTAFVLRPTEHGPGQTTDLQADDAWDFDVRDLNELADRLGCPG